Proteins from a genomic interval of Desulfovibrio piger:
- a CDS encoding plasmid mobilization protein has product MAEARRKARRSDRIQAYVTPEEFELIMASSKRAGLSISEFARRVCLGFRVESREDQQARRELLKVNADLGRLGGLLKQTLASGHKEQIYGLLHKIDQAQAELKAKIKAL; this is encoded by the coding sequence ATGGCAGAGGCAAGGAGAAAGGCTCGGCGTAGTGACCGGATTCAGGCCTATGTGACGCCGGAGGAGTTTGAGCTCATCATGGCATCAAGTAAACGCGCTGGTCTGAGTATATCGGAGTTTGCCCGGCGTGTTTGCCTCGGTTTCCGAGTTGAAAGCCGGGAGGATCAGCAGGCCCGGCGCGAGTTGCTGAAGGTCAATGCGGACTTGGGCCGCCTTGGCGGATTGCTCAAGCAGACGCTGGCCAGTGGCCATAAGGAACAAATCTACGGACTGCTCCACAAGATCGACCAGGCACAGGCTGAGCTGAAGGCAAAAATCAAGGCATTATGA
- the traI gene encoding TraI/MobA(P) family conjugative relaxase, which translates to MISKHILSAPRNDNYARLANYIAAGHEYSMDIQNEERIYDPQRNVSASQGVAGNRLRQLSECRLASYSQREQKREIADFLPADARPDRRAADSLRGNENLSKSMMPEKCLMSWCAGCWAGDDYDLAVQEVADTQALNRRTGKEKTYHLIISFHPEDEGKLTPDVFKQIEERFADALGLSEHQRHCGVHVNTENIHMHVAYNLIHPEKLTRVEPWRDYIKRDKLCRELEKEYGLTVDNGREAGKERGLGSKAAAMEAHSGQQSFEGFARQESIAVLASLEQCQSWEDVHQAFATHGLELRRRGAGLVIKDRYGRQTAKASTAHREFSLKKLEGRFGQFQAAKGQFPDSERRYGISPIQKAPDRGALWMEFSQGHEEQKAELESIHQKWRRKRQELAAKPLARTTRAYLRKLSWQYEREEIQATRSRQAGNWLDFLRDKAIQGDETALAILRSRQEVVSSERATNQQEVGNSPLAKETKILENAVLSPQRKRCLTSVALMEKIVPGVQASITTHGNIVYRLPQGGKIIDTSRQISFSQEARETALAYMSMKWNVKSRTKDNLGETFTLVDGTKISLAKGQNCFCRPEKAPKRRHQAWER; encoded by the coding sequence ATGATTAGCAAACACATCCTTTCTGCTCCCCGGAATGACAATTATGCCCGGCTGGCGAACTATATCGCCGCCGGGCATGAATATAGCATGGATATTCAGAATGAAGAACGAATCTACGATCCGCAGCGAAATGTTTCAGCAAGTCAAGGCGTTGCCGGAAACCGCCTGCGTCAACTGTCCGAATGCCGTCTGGCATCTTACTCGCAGCGAGAACAAAAAAGAGAAATTGCGGATTTTCTGCCTGCTGATGCACGCCCTGATCGACGAGCCGCTGATAGCCTGCGAGGGAACGAAAATTTATCCAAATCCATGATGCCGGAAAAATGTCTTATGAGCTGGTGCGCCGGATGTTGGGCTGGCGATGACTATGACCTGGCTGTGCAGGAAGTAGCGGATACCCAGGCGCTCAACAGGCGCACCGGCAAAGAGAAAACCTATCATTTGATTATCAGCTTTCACCCTGAAGATGAAGGGAAGCTGACGCCAGATGTATTCAAGCAGATCGAAGAACGATTTGCTGATGCCTTGGGCCTGTCAGAGCATCAGCGCCATTGCGGCGTGCACGTCAATACCGAGAACATCCACATGCATGTCGCATACAATCTGATCCACCCGGAGAAGCTGACGCGGGTGGAGCCGTGGCGCGACTACATCAAGCGCGACAAGCTGTGTCGGGAGTTGGAAAAGGAATACGGCCTGACCGTGGATAACGGGAGGGAAGCGGGCAAGGAGAGAGGCCTTGGCAGTAAAGCTGCCGCGATGGAAGCGCACTCTGGCCAGCAATCCTTTGAAGGCTTCGCGCGGCAGGAGAGTATCGCTGTCCTGGCCAGTCTGGAGCAATGTCAATCCTGGGAGGATGTTCACCAGGCCTTTGCGACCCACGGGCTGGAATTGCGGCGACGTGGTGCCGGGCTGGTCATCAAGGATCGCTATGGGCGGCAGACGGCCAAAGCCAGCACAGCGCACCGTGAATTTTCCCTGAAGAAGCTGGAAGGCCGGTTCGGGCAGTTTCAGGCGGCAAAAGGACAATTCCCGGACAGTGAGCGGCGCTATGGCATATCTCCTATCCAGAAGGCCCCGGACAGAGGGGCTTTGTGGATGGAGTTCTCCCAAGGGCACGAGGAGCAGAAAGCGGAACTGGAGAGCATACACCAGAAGTGGCGACGGAAGCGGCAAGAGCTGGCAGCCAAGCCTTTGGCCCGCACGACCAGGGCATATCTCCGCAAGCTGTCATGGCAATATGAGCGGGAGGAAATCCAGGCAACGCGCTCCCGGCAGGCAGGCAACTGGCTGGATTTTTTGCGTGACAAAGCCATCCAGGGAGATGAAACCGCCTTGGCCATCTTGCGATCCCGGCAGGAGGTTGTCTCTTCGGAGAGGGCTACCAACCAGCAAGAAGTGGGCAACAGCCCACTGGCCAAGGAGACAAAAATCCTGGAAAACGCTGTCCTGTCACCTCAAAGGAAGCGTTGCCTGACCAGTGTTGCTCTGATGGAAAAAATTGTCCCAGGCGTGCAGGCCAGCATCACCACGCATGGAAATATCGTCTACCGTCTTCCCCAAGGCGGTAAAATCATCGACACCAGCAGGCAGATCAGCTTCAGCCAGGAAGCGCGAGAAACAGCGCTGGCGTATATGTCTATGAAATGGAATGTAAAATCACGAACTAAAGATAACTTGGGCGAGACATTTACACTAGTAGATGGAACAAAAATCAGCTTAGCGAAGGGACAAAACTGCTTTTGCCGACCGGAAAAGGCCCCCAAAAGGCGGCATCAAGCATGGGAAAGATAA
- a CDS encoding nucleotidyl transferase AbiEii/AbiGii toxin family protein, producing the protein MNSDSWKNLFSAAMQQIKQANLPSSMWTFGGGTVLMHKFSHRFSKDIDIFFSDRQLLGYISPRINDALEDRAIKYIEQDNFIKIYLKEGEIDFILSPRISNCKPVQAIIEGEKIFLDHPVEIIAKKIEHRANEFKARDVFDLAIVYSQMKTTMLKNLDISKEKLICLNRRVCDLHESNILENQLQEISRLPAGEKIRGTEFELFKNFMCAMEKQIDSKQKTIFFER; encoded by the coding sequence ATGAATAGCGATAGTTGGAAAAATTTATTTTCAGCAGCTATGCAACAAATCAAGCAGGCCAATTTGCCATCTTCCATGTGGACATTTGGCGGTGGCACTGTGCTTATGCACAAGTTCAGTCATCGGTTCAGCAAAGATATTGATATTTTTTTCAGTGACAGGCAGTTGCTAGGTTATATTTCTCCACGCATCAATGATGCCTTAGAGGATAGAGCTATTAAATATATCGAACAAGACAATTTTATAAAGATATATCTCAAAGAAGGGGAAATAGATTTTATCCTTTCTCCTCGTATATCAAACTGTAAACCAGTCCAAGCCATAATCGAGGGTGAAAAAATATTCTTAGATCATCCTGTTGAAATCATTGCTAAGAAAATAGAGCACCGGGCAAATGAGTTCAAAGCGAGGGATGTTTTTGACTTGGCAATAGTATATTCGCAAATGAAAACAACCATGCTCAAAAATCTGGATATATCAAAAGAAAAACTGATCTGCCTTAATAGGAGAGTCTGCGATCTTCACGAAAGCAATATTTTAGAAAACCAGCTTCAAGAAATCAGCAGGCTTCCTGCCGGTGAAAAAATCAGAGGAACTGAATTTGAACTATTTAAGAACTTCATGTGCGCAATGGAAAAACAGATAGACTCAAAACAAAAAACTATCTTCTTTGAAAGGTAA
- a CDS encoding ParA family protein produces the protein MHVCSIANQKGGVGKTTTTQNLGMALGKKKKVLLIDLDAQGNLTDACGLSSPEYSAYEVLSGDRALADSVFHLSNHIDLLPATRNLAVAELAFASRMGRENLMKKALQNSSYDFVLIDCPPSLGLLTVNALTASDSLLIPVQAEYYALAGLDLILETMNSVVENLNPKLHLLGILLTFFDKRKSLNRDVLIGLQERWGKLLFSTLIRDNVSLAEAPSDGHNIFEYRPKSYGAQDYSALAKEFLARVKKQ, from the coding sequence ATGCATGTATGCAGCATTGCAAATCAAAAAGGTGGTGTTGGGAAAACTACGACCACTCAGAACTTGGGCATGGCTTTGGGAAAGAAAAAAAAGGTGCTCCTCATTGATTTGGACGCCCAAGGGAATTTGACTGATGCCTGCGGTCTTTCTTCTCCTGAGTATTCTGCTTATGAAGTACTAAGTGGAGATCGCGCCCTTGCCGATTCAGTTTTTCATCTTAGCAATCATATCGACCTGTTGCCTGCGACCCGGAATTTAGCTGTTGCCGAACTGGCTTTTGCATCGCGCATGGGTAGAGAAAACCTGATGAAAAAAGCCCTCCAAAACAGTAGCTACGATTTCGTTCTTATTGATTGTCCGCCGTCTCTGGGACTCCTGACCGTCAATGCTTTAACTGCCTCTGACAGTCTTCTCATTCCTGTCCAAGCTGAATATTATGCATTGGCTGGCCTAGATTTGATTTTGGAAACAATGAACAGTGTCGTGGAAAATTTGAACCCAAAGCTACATTTACTTGGAATCCTTTTGACATTTTTTGATAAGAGAAAATCCTTGAATCGTGATGTGCTTATAGGATTGCAAGAACGATGGGGAAAACTTCTATTTTCAACATTGATACGTGATAATGTTTCACTGGCAGAAGCCCCTAGCGATGGCCACAATATTTTTGAATATCGTCCCAAAAGCTATGGGGCACAGGATTACAGCGCGCTTGCCAAAGAGTTCCTGGCTAGGGTAAAAAAACAATAA
- a CDS encoding tyrosine-type recombinase/integrase yields MEIRFQPYRKSGTWVVYWKSPWTGAHHHRGFYTQEEAENFVKGLSDIYNKEKEIIRRRKRYTNTKILLSDLVERYFSVAVTNMTTLKQNRYHITHIVKMFGNRQAIKITMDDILYFIEVQRLRGLRQTTINIRVSILRTILNWGVRVGLLPHNPLSSFRLPQARPQRIVPPTPDELQSIYAVSPDHIQRIILLGTYLGPRIGPSELFKLRWSDVDLKNGIIHMPNAAKGATDSARVIPIRSGLIPILSKLFNSDRILNISFVIHWKGNSVRSIHRAWTSALKRAGIERRITPYCLRHAYATYSVQGGAKLKPLAKLMGHKNERMILQTYQHVLEKDERDTIEAMPDVLRLFPKRRKPQTRKSAQIPPLIYFII; encoded by the coding sequence ATGGAAATCCGCTTTCAACCATATCGTAAATCCGGGACTTGGGTTGTTTATTGGAAAAGCCCCTGGACAGGGGCGCATCACCATCGTGGGTTTTATACCCAAGAAGAAGCGGAAAATTTTGTAAAGGGGCTTTCCGATATTTATAATAAAGAAAAAGAAATTATACGCCGAAGAAAACGATATACCAATACGAAGATATTACTATCAGACTTAGTTGAACGATACTTTTCTGTCGCTGTAACTAATATGACAACCTTAAAACAAAATAGATACCATATTACACATATTGTTAAAATGTTTGGCAACAGGCAGGCCATAAAGATAACAATGGATGATATATTATACTTTATAGAAGTGCAGAGACTTAGGGGGCTTCGACAAACGACAATAAATATACGAGTATCAATTCTGAGAACAATTCTGAATTGGGGAGTACGAGTTGGTTTATTGCCTCATAATCCTCTTTCAAGTTTTCGACTTCCTCAAGCTAGGCCACAGAGAATTGTTCCGCCAACCCCTGATGAATTACAGAGTATATATGCTGTGTCTCCAGATCATATTCAGCGAATAATTTTATTAGGTACATATCTTGGGCCTAGGATTGGGCCTTCTGAACTATTCAAATTGCGTTGGTCTGATGTAGATTTAAAAAATGGAATAATCCATATGCCAAATGCGGCAAAAGGTGCAACAGATTCCGCTAGAGTTATTCCTATTCGATCTGGTTTAATTCCAATTTTAAGTAAATTATTTAATTCCGATAGGATATTAAATATATCATTTGTCATCCACTGGAAAGGCAATTCGGTTCGATCTATTCACAGAGCATGGACGAGTGCGCTTAAACGTGCGGGGATTGAGAGAAGGATAACTCCATATTGTTTACGCCATGCTTATGCCACCTACTCAGTACAGGGCGGTGCAAAGCTCAAACCCTTGGCAAAGTTGATGGGGCACAAAAACGAGAGGATGATCTTGCAGACATACCAGCATGTGCTTGAAAAAGATGAACGGGATACGATTGAGGCAATGCCGGATGTTCTGCGCTTATTCCCCAAAAGGCGTAAGCCTCAAACACGAAAATCAGCACAAATCCCCCCCCTTATCTATTTCATAATATAG
- a CDS encoding antirestriction protein gives MQIKDSIVAREAMMTSIIKHFGEVAPMVEHNVFSWMNFLSEDYDGGMWDYHELSNGGFYMTPPAGMYKVHQKGNMFCEVISAQLAGIIATYFSLYSLSLRDYEDAEFYYKYICLLNEYIDQLDPKSRKLVLSALD, from the coding sequence ATGCAGATTAAAGATTCTATTGTGGCGCGTGAAGCGATGATGACTTCCATCATCAAACATTTTGGCGAAGTCGCTCCTATGGTTGAACACAACGTCTTTTCGTGGATGAACTTTTTGTCTGAAGATTATGATGGAGGAATGTGGGACTATCATGAACTCAGCAATGGAGGTTTTTATATGACCCCTCCTGCTGGAATGTATAAGGTACATCAAAAAGGAAATATGTTTTGCGAAGTCATATCTGCGCAGCTCGCTGGAATAATCGCAACTTATTTTTCTCTATACTCTCTCTCACTTCGCGACTACGAAGACGCTGAGTTCTACTACAAATATATCTGCCTTCTGAACGAATATATAGATCAACTTGATCCAAAATCTAGGAAGCTGGTACTGTCAGCCTTAGACTAA
- a CDS encoding phage tail protein, translated as MQKFFVFLVFTLCLLIPIRPVCGADSTTFNPTTVAVIAKGTSSIPVGTIISWPVAQNPADWQNSDGSYNWLECNGQSISKTVYPELFALMGGQVPDLRGLFLRGYGAQSHAQNNGSTVGITSTTHRSGILGEVQGDSSRPISGGLSNVQGAANPAGVAASGVFERRIHSDRAAGSYGGSYFTNLTFSSSRVVPTAEENRPVNMAVRYLVRARP; from the coding sequence ATGCAAAAATTCTTTGTGTTTTTGGTCTTCACCCTCTGCCTGCTCATTCCGATCCGTCCAGTCTGTGGGGCGGACTCCACGACGTTTAATCCGACAACCGTTGCGGTCATCGCAAAAGGCACCAGTTCCATCCCTGTCGGTACGATTATCTCTTGGCCAGTTGCACAGAATCCGGCTGATTGGCAAAATTCTGACGGCTCTTATAACTGGCTGGAATGTAATGGACAAAGTATATCGAAGACAGTTTACCCGGAACTGTTTGCGCTCATGGGCGGCCAGGTGCCCGATCTGCGCGGCCTGTTCCTTCGTGGATATGGCGCACAAAGCCATGCTCAGAATAATGGTTCCACCGTAGGCATAACGTCCACTACACACCGCTCCGGCATATTAGGAGAAGTCCAAGGAGACAGTTCACGGCCAATTAGCGGAGGGCTATCTAATGTACAAGGGGCAGCCAATCCAGCGGGGGTAGCTGCATCAGGAGTCTTTGAGCGACGCATTCACTCAGATAGAGCGGCAGGATCTTATGGAGGTAGTTATTTTACCAACCTGACTTTCTCATCTAGCCGTGTCGTACCAACCGCAGAAGAAAACAGGCCCGTGAATATGGCCGTGCGCTATCTCGTCCGGGCACGGCCATGA
- the rdgC gene encoding recombination-associated protein RdgC, with the protein MAGLKSSSTDLSCFHLADTKAVTAAKLKQFAFRSIDDAKTEELAFGWVNIDDPMDTAWQVSPPDKGEWLCWAFRMDKRSVPAQVVKKHLAEALKDELAKYSAQGIDGVPRTRKKELKEAIRLKLLAKAEPVPSTVDVALNLANGTLYVATKSKGILEKFKDYFKSSFGIEVAELQPVENMGACLHTLYAEGLTADVNGDRYELAEAGVITLSGLDADNEQVTITAKNDRAAVDAGLEKGFGISKLKVGMTKADDAAEWTFSLESDSLRISAIKCPASSSSEPEDDNPDAGLLEKLYLLDQVVAVTKQLFGQP; encoded by the coding sequence ATGGCAGGCTTGAAATCCTCGTCTACAGACCTTTCTTGTTTCCACCTTGCTGACACCAAGGCCGTTACCGCTGCCAAGCTCAAGCAATTTGCTTTCCGCTCCATTGACGATGCCAAAACGGAAGAACTGGCCTTTGGCTGGGTAAACATTGATGATCCGATGGATACGGCTTGGCAGGTTTCCCCTCCAGACAAAGGCGAATGGCTTTGCTGGGCGTTCCGCATGGATAAACGGTCTGTGCCTGCTCAGGTCGTGAAGAAGCATCTTGCTGAAGCACTGAAAGACGAGCTGGCAAAATACTCCGCCCAGGGCATTGATGGTGTTCCCCGGACACGGAAAAAAGAGCTGAAGGAAGCGATCCGTCTGAAACTTCTGGCCAAGGCAGAACCCGTGCCCTCCACGGTGGATGTCGCCCTGAACCTGGCTAATGGCACTTTGTATGTGGCGACGAAGTCCAAAGGGATACTGGAAAAGTTTAAGGACTACTTCAAATCTTCTTTTGGCATCGAGGTGGCAGAATTACAGCCCGTGGAAAACATGGGAGCGTGCCTGCATACGCTCTATGCTGAAGGTCTGACAGCCGATGTGAATGGAGACAGGTATGAGCTGGCAGAAGCGGGAGTCATCACGCTCTCTGGCCTGGATGCCGACAATGAGCAGGTGACGATTACTGCCAAGAATGACCGGGCTGCCGTGGATGCCGGACTGGAAAAAGGTTTCGGCATCTCCAAGCTGAAAGTCGGCATGACGAAAGCAGACGATGCGGCAGAATGGACGTTTTCCCTGGAAAGCGACAGCCTGCGGATTTCTGCTATCAAGTGTCCGGCCTCGTCCAGTTCCGAGCCTGAAGATGACAACCCGGATGCTGGCCTGCTGGAAAAGCTCTACCTGCTTGACCAGGTCGTGGCCGTTACCAAACAGCTTTTTGGTCAGCCGTAG
- the topA gene encoding type I DNA topoisomerase: MRLLIVESPGKIKKLQNILGAEWRVAASCGHVRDLPNQGYGLEPPNFELRYTPTKPDVLKKLAGLIQDADEVFLASDPDREGEAISWHLKDALGIKSYKRVTYTAITPQDVQAGLSSPREIDMNLVHAQEARRALDRLCGYKVSGPLCMAVAEEKMSAGRVQSPAVRLVVERERSIRSFVSTTHYGVELVFEAVANISDGWKASWLPKEGWLEDGQEYFLDKNTAEKIAALRTLEILACDENERRTAPPAPFTTSSLQQAASNALKFKPKKTMDLAQKLYEAGQITYMRTDSPNLSDSAIAEIRAYCDAQGWPLPEKPRTWKSKAGAQEAHEAIRPTHIEVEDAGETPDEKALYRLIRIRALASQLADAVFDVRVARLAGSVEGKTAIFEAKGRTLKEQGWKMVMAQDASLSDAEEAEPDNAVPSLKPGCQATAVRGDVKTKKTKPASRFSEASLIREMEKRGIGRPATYAAIMETIVARSYVREEKSFLVPTPRGEKLVDALVGAFGFLDLDFTKHMEERLDDVASGKLTYVDCVSDFHAQLMKELDKFVCDHTIPCPECGDREHFRHIRSKEKGWNFWGCKACGTTFADEHGRPGAKQEKEKTRSEETDFKCPKCSKPLVARPTKSGGSGSDALVSRNAKSGSGPKMMEPLILKILPRIKE, encoded by the coding sequence ATGAGACTTCTGATTGTTGAAAGCCCTGGCAAGATTAAGAAATTGCAAAATATTCTTGGCGCTGAATGGCGTGTTGCCGCCAGTTGCGGCCATGTGCGTGACCTGCCGAATCAAGGCTATGGCTTGGAGCCGCCGAACTTTGAACTGCGCTATACACCAACCAAGCCGGACGTCCTGAAGAAGCTCGCCGGCTTGATTCAGGATGCTGACGAGGTGTTCCTGGCATCTGACCCCGACAGGGAGGGAGAAGCCATTTCCTGGCACCTCAAAGACGCGCTGGGGATCAAATCCTATAAACGTGTGACCTACACGGCCATCACGCCGCAGGATGTCCAGGCAGGACTGAGTAGCCCGCGTGAGATAGATATGAACCTCGTCCATGCTCAAGAGGCTCGTCGTGCGCTCGATCGCCTGTGCGGCTATAAAGTGTCTGGGCCGCTGTGTATGGCTGTTGCTGAAGAAAAGATGTCCGCAGGCCGCGTGCAAAGTCCGGCAGTTCGACTTGTTGTCGAACGTGAGCGATCCATCCGCTCATTCGTCTCCACCACGCACTATGGAGTCGAACTGGTGTTTGAGGCTGTAGCGAATATTTCTGACGGTTGGAAAGCCTCTTGGCTGCCCAAAGAGGGGTGGCTGGAAGATGGGCAGGAGTACTTCCTGGACAAAAATACTGCGGAAAAAATAGCTGCCCTGCGCACGTTGGAAATTCTTGCGTGCGACGAAAATGAACGCCGCACCGCTCCCCCGGCTCCTTTCACGACTTCCTCGTTGCAGCAGGCGGCCAGCAACGCGCTCAAGTTCAAGCCCAAAAAGACTATGGATTTGGCGCAAAAGCTCTATGAAGCCGGGCAGATCACCTACATGCGCACAGACAGCCCTAATCTGAGCGATAGCGCTATTGCTGAAATCCGGGCGTACTGTGACGCTCAAGGATGGCCACTGCCGGAAAAGCCTCGTACCTGGAAAAGCAAAGCAGGAGCACAGGAAGCCCATGAAGCCATACGCCCTACCCATATCGAGGTGGAAGATGCCGGAGAAACGCCGGACGAAAAGGCGTTATATCGCCTGATCCGCATTCGTGCGCTGGCCAGCCAGTTAGCCGATGCCGTGTTTGATGTGCGTGTGGCCAGACTGGCCGGTAGTGTGGAAGGCAAAACAGCCATATTTGAGGCCAAGGGACGGACACTCAAAGAACAGGGCTGGAAAATGGTGATGGCACAGGATGCGTCGCTCAGTGATGCCGAAGAGGCCGAACCCGATAACGCTGTCCCCTCTCTCAAGCCCGGATGCCAGGCAACAGCAGTTCGAGGCGACGTTAAGACCAAAAAGACCAAGCCTGCCTCCAGGTTCTCTGAGGCGTCGTTGATCCGGGAGATGGAAAAGCGCGGCATAGGCCGTCCTGCAACATATGCTGCCATCATGGAAACCATCGTTGCACGATCCTATGTCCGGGAGGAAAAAAGTTTCCTCGTACCCACGCCGCGCGGTGAAAAACTTGTGGACGCCCTGGTCGGGGCATTCGGCTTCCTGGACTTGGATTTTACCAAGCACATGGAAGAGCGTCTGGATGACGTGGCCAGCGGTAAGCTGACCTATGTGGACTGCGTCAGCGACTTTCATGCCCAGCTCATGAAAGAGCTGGATAAATTCGTTTGTGACCACACCATCCCATGCCCTGAATGTGGCGACCGCGAACATTTCAGACATATCCGTTCCAAAGAAAAAGGCTGGAATTTCTGGGGGTGCAAGGCCTGCGGGACTACGTTTGCTGATGAGCATGGCCGTCCCGGCGCGAAGCAGGAGAAGGAGAAGACACGTTCTGAAGAAACGGACTTCAAGTGCCCCAAGTGTAGCAAGCCCCTGGTGGCCAGACCTACCAAGTCCGGGGGGTCTGGTTCGGATGCTCTGGTTTCCCGAAATGCAAAGTCAGGTTCTGGGCCAAAGATGATGGAACCCCTGATTTTGAAAATCCTCCCAAGAATTAAGGAGTAA